The following coding sequences are from one Ammospiza caudacuta isolate bAmmCau1 chromosome 10, bAmmCau1.pri, whole genome shotgun sequence window:
- the LOC131562112 gene encoding serine/threonine-protein kinase pim-1-like: MGGLKQLQMEDKMKGSHGSASHRDLTGYGLTEKLSRDTSDVLSPTKSLSPIQKSSLSSKLRKKLLPGRAMPPARPRPRAGLPRARPRPSRRGLASARLWVYWRWRCWAGISAWGWGGIAALRLRLARARPRTRPRPRPRPQPRRRPRPRLLPGPAEHTRGAAAPAASTAASPARAPPLGSAAAGPEPPVPRSWERTPGHGRPGAGEGRSGAVAGPGPSSDSRVPPAGTAQEALQERYRLGSLLGRGGFGRVFAATRLSDGAPVAIKRVPRNRVRHWGELPDGTSAPLEVVLLTKVSTGFPGVVQLLEWLELPNCIVMVLERPEQCQDLQRFIRARRFLPEEEARELFRQVLEAVRHCTSCGVLHRDIKPENILVDLDTGQAKLIDFGCGTYLQDTVYTHFAGTLSYSPPEWNDFGWYHGEAATVWSLGILLHQTVCGEHPFRRGQNLSWGQLPLPQRLSQECKDLIRWCLSVNSLDRPTLEDLFCDPWMWDIPLP; the protein is encoded by the exons atggggggcctgaagcagctccagATGGAGGACAAGATGAAGGGCAGtcatggctcagcctcacacagag ATCTGACTGGTTATGGTCTTACCGAGAAGTTGTCTCGGGACACTTCCGATGTTCTctcacccacaaagtccttGTCTCCCATCCAGAAGAGCTCTCTATCCTccaagctcaggaagaagctgctgcCT ggcagggccatgcccccggcccgcccccggccccgggcggggctgccccgtgcccggccccggccgtcccgccgcggtctcgcctccgcccggctctgggtgtactggcggtggcgctgctgggcgggcatcagtgcctggggctggggcggcatcgccgcccttcggctccgcctggcccgagcccggccccggacCCGacctcggccccggccccggccacagccccggcgccggccccggccccggcttctcccggggcccgcggagcacacacgcggcgcggccgctcccgccgcctccactgcggcttccccggcccgagctccgccgctcggcagcgcggccgccggccccgagcctcccGTGCCGCGTTCCTGGGAGCGAACGCCCGGGcatggccggcccggggcgggtgaggggcgctcgggggccgttgcTGGACCCGGGCCGAGCTCTGacagccgcgtcccgcccgcagggacggcgcaggaggccctgcaggagcggtaCCGGCTGGGATCGCTGCTGGGACGCGGCGGCTTCGGCAGAGTCTTCGCGGCCACGCGGCTCTCGGACGGCGCCCCg GTGGCCATCAAAAGGGTGCCACGGAACCGCGTCCGGCACTGGGGcgagctg CCCGACGGCACCAGCGCACCCCTGGAGGTTGTGCTGCTGACCAAGGTGTCTACTGGCTTCCCCGGTGTggtccagctgctggagtggctcGAGCTCCCCAACTGCATCGTGATGGTGCTGGAGCGGCCAGAGCAGTGTCAGGACCTGCAGCGTTTCATTCGGGCACGGCGGTTCCTGCCCGAGGAGGAGGCGCGGGAGCTGTtccgccaggtgctggaggccgtgcggcactgcaccagctgcggggtcctgcacagggacatcaaGCCAGAGAACATCCTGGTTGACCTGGACACCGGGCAGGCCAAACTGATTGACTTTGGCTGTGGCACCTACCTGCAGGACACAGTCTACACTCACTTTGCAG GAACACTGTCGTACAGCCCCCCGGAATGGAACGACTTTGGCTGGTACCATGGCGAGGCAGCAACGGTCtggtccctgggcatcctgctgcACCAGACGGTCTGCGGGGAGCACCCTTTCAGGAGGGGCCAGAACCTCAGCTGGGGCCAGCTCCCGCTGCCACAACGGCTCTCTCAAG agtGCAAAGACCTGATCAGGTGGTGTTTATCCGTGAACTCCTTGGACAGACCCACACTGGAAGACCTGTTCTGTGATCCTTGGATGTGGGATATTCCTCTGCCatag